The Schizosaccharomyces pombe strain 972h- genome assembly, chromosome: I genome contains a region encoding:
- the aif1 gene encoding flavoprotein, which yields MSSSSGLKQQGLAQKKKFQLEFDPSSVSKNGTKTEAKVVGTEFGVLLVRARNTYFATAGKCSHYGAPLAKGVVTSDGHIVCPWHGACFNAATGDVEDTPAIAALRTFPVTEEGDGSLWIEVEDKNDNGASVLQPEGCWRNKATEVYNKGSVETEVTAPHVCIIGGGKGASVAAEYLREKNFKGKITIFTREDEVPYDRPKLSKSLLHDISKLALRSKEYYDDLDISFHFNTDVTKIDLAEKKIYCGSDEKPTESYTKLILATGGEPNKLPIPGLDSKNVYLLRSIADASKLAAVTTEAGDKKNIVIIGSSFIGLELAVVLKDHNVSVIGMESIPFEKVMGKEVGTALKALHEQNGIAFYLENSIKEVKTSSNDSSKAEHIVLKDGQSIPADVVILAAGVKPNLRYLGNAVSLEKDGGVKVDEHCRVLGAEDVYAVGDIAHAPFAGLPSSGEKSHTRIEHWDVAGNLGRVAADHILFGNKAGYTTKSFTPYFWSAQGKQLRYCGNNAAEGFDDVVIQGSLSDYKFACFFTKGEKVVGVCSIMKDPVVSQCARLFIKDAMPSKSQLKENFDVLSIPL from the coding sequence ATGAGTAGTAGTTCAGGCTTAAAGCAGCAAGGGCTTGcacaaaagaagaaatttcagCTGGAGTTTGACCCTTCGTCTGTTTCGAAAAATGGAACGAAAACAGAAGCCAAGGTGGTTGGTACGGAATTTGGCGTATTACTAGTTCGTGCTCGAAACACCTACTTTGCGACGGCTGGAAAGTGCAGCCATTATGGTGCTCCCTTAGCCAAAGGTGTGGTTACGTCGGACGGCCATATTGTGTGTCCTTGGCACGGTGCCTGTTTCAATGCAGCAACTGGAGACGTGGAAGACACGCCTGCCATTGCTGCGTTACGTACCTTTCCTGTTACTGAGGAGGGCGATGGTAGCCTCTGGATTGAAGTGGAGGACAAGAACGACAATGGTGCCTCTGTTTTGCAACCTGAAGGCTGCTGGAGAAATAAGGCCACCGAAGTGTACAACAAGGGTAGCGTTGAGACTGAAGTGACGGCGCCTCACGTCTGTATTATCGGCGGTGGAAAGGGTGCCTCAGTTGCAGCAGAATACCTTCGCGAGAAGAACTTCAAAGGAAAGATTACCATCTTTACCCGGGAAGACGAAGTCCCCTACGATCGTCCTAAACTATCTAAATCCTTACTTCATGACATTTCCAAACTTGCTTTACGTTCTAAAGAATACTATGATGATCTTGATATATCTTTCCATTTCAACACTGACGTTACCAAGATTGATTTGGCcgagaaaaaaatttactgtGGTTCAGATGAAAAGCCCACAGAGTCATATACGAAGTTGATTTTGGCTACTGGAGGCGAGCCGAACAAACTCCCTATTCCTGGCTTGGATTCGAAGAATGTATACCTGTTGCGCTCTATCGCCGATGCATCCAAACTCGCTGCCGTCACTACCGAAGCTGGTGACAAAAAGAACATTGTCATTATTGGAAGTAGCTTCATTGGTTTGGAGCTCGCAGTCGTGCTGAAAGACCATAATGTCTCGGTGATTGGAATGGAGTCGATTCCCTTTGAAAAGGTTATGGGTAAAGAAGTTGGTACTGCACTTAAAGCTTTGCACGAGCAAAATGGTATCGCCTTTTACTTGGAGAACAGCATTAAAGAGGTGAAGACTTCTTCCAATGACTCATCTAAAGCCGAACACATTGTGTTGAAAGACGGACAAAGTATACCCGCCGACGTAGTTATCTTGGCTGCTGGTGTAAAACCCAATCTTCGCTATTTGGGTAATGCCGTTTCTCTCGAAAAAGATGGTGGTGTCAAGGTCGATGAGCATTGTCGTGTTCTAGGTGCCGAAGACGTGTACGCAGTAGGAGACATTGCACATGCTCCATTTGCCGGTTTACCTTCATCAGGAGAAAAGTCGCACACACGAATTGAGCATTGGGATGTCGCCGGTAATTTGGGAAGAGTCGCGGCTGACCATATTTTGTTTGGTAACAAAGCTGGCTATACGACGAAATCATTCACCCCATACTTTTGGTCTGCCCAAGGAAAGCAACTACGCTATTGCGGAAACAATGCTGCTGAAGGTTTTGATGATGTGGTCATTCAGGGCTCCCTCTCCGACTATAAGTTTGCTTGCTTTTTTACCAAGGGTGAAAAAGTCGTTGGAGTTTGTAGCATTATGAAGGATCCTGTCGTCTCTCAATGCGCAAGACTTTTCATCAAAGATGCAATGCCCAGCAAATCTCAGCTAAAGGAAAACTTTGATGTGTTGTCCATTCCTTTGTAA
- the lrs1 gene encoding leucine--tRNA (Leu) ligase Lrs1, with amino-acid sequence MATTEPSVEQLETKTAKLKLENTTKRDTLIELEKKYQQKWQEEKAFEVDAPLEDVPIDELRKKYPKFFGNMPYPYMNGALHLGHAFTLSKVEFTTAFERLNGKRVLFPMGFHCTGMPICASADRLSREIEMFGPSFDVPEEKEEEVEVEVKTPNAREDVTKHSGKKSKAAAKTAAVKYQFQIMESLGVPRTEIHKFADAKYWLSYFPPLCQRDCTEFGLGIDWRRSFITTDVNPYYDSFVRWQVNHLHDSGKIKFGERYTVYSIKDGQPCMDHDRKSGEGVGPQEYTGIKMEVLEFPEAARKALQSIDLSNKKVCMIAATLRPETMYGQTNCYVGPNITYGIYESNVPNELFICTRRAANNMAYQKLSKERGVVSELGTIKGQDLIGALVNAPLSVHKQVYVLPMETVLATKGTGVVTSVPSDSPDDFATLTELRKKAEFYHLNPEWMKYEAVPIIRTPSYGDMCAEFLCKKLKIQSPKDVKQLAQAKELAYKECFYQGTMIIGKYSGEKVETAKPKVRKELIDQGLAFVYNEPEGQVISRSGDDCIVALCDQWFLDYGEASWKAVTEKALDRLNTFSPEVRNGFLKTLDWLSQWACARSYGLGTRLPWDPQFLVESLTDSTIYMAYYTICHLLHSDVYGKVPGALNIKPEQMTPEVWDHVFRQAPKPKNTSISDEALARLCREFQYFYPFDIRASGKDLVPNHLTFCLYTHTAIFDEKYWPKGIRANGHLLMNGEKMSKSTGNFMTLHEATKKFGADATRLALADAGDTVDDANFEEALANSAILRLYTQEAWCKEMMENLDNLRTGPYNFHDKVFENEINQLIESSREAFSATLFKAALKSCFYDLQNARDWYREVTADRKMHRDLVCRWIETQVLLLATFAPHWSEHIWLTTLKKPQSIHVSGRFPQVSSPVNTALSNSLLYIRTLSRVIREAEAAQLKRQKKGKGMLFDPSKPKRLTVFVAEKFPEWQAQYVALLQKYYNESENKFDDKAIISSVDKKEMKRAMPFIQQFKQSVINRGEHVSANSIFSRELGFNELEVLREVKPYLVRNVGIQELRIVLLQKPADKSSAAIGLVESGSDAGATVEIAPNFANTVPGQPTFLFENVSA; translated from the coding sequence ATGGCTACGACTGAACCTTCCGTCGAGCAACTAGAGACGAAGACTGCAAAGTTGAAGTTGGAAAACACGACGAAGCGTGACACTCTAATTGAGTTggagaaaaaatatcaacaaAAATGGCAAGAAGAAAAGGCATTTGAAGTCGATGCTCCTTTGGAAGATGTTCCGATCGATGAACTTCGTAAGAAATAtcctaaattttttggtaacATGCCTTATCCTTATATGAATGGTGCATTGCATCTTGGCCATGCCTTCACTTTGTCTAAGGTCGAGTTTACTACAGCTTTTGAACGCTTGAATGGAAAGCGAGTGTTGTTTCCCATGGGCTTTCACTGCACCGGTATGCCTATTTGCGCTAGTGCTGACCGTTTGTCACGTGAAATAGAGATGTTTGGACCCAGCTTTGACGTTCCtgaagaaaaggaagaagaggTAGAGGTCGAAGTTAAGACTCCTAATGCTCGCGAAGATGTCACTAAGCACAGCGGTAAAAAGAGTAAGGCTGCGGCTAAAACAGCTGCTGTAAAGTAccaatttcaaattatgGAATCTCTTGGTGTTCCCCGGACTGAAATTCACAAGTTTGCTGATGCAAAGTACTGGCTCTCATATTTCCCTCCCTTGTGCCAAAGAGATTGTACTGAATTTGGTCTCGGTATTGACTGGCGTCGTTCCTTTATCACTACTGATGTCAATCCTTACTATGACTCCTTTGTACGTTGGCAAGTAAATCATTTGCACGATTCTGGGAAAATTAAGTTTGGTGAGCGCTATACTGTTTATTCCATCAAGGACGGTCAACCCTGTATGGATCACGACCGTAAAAGTGGTGAAGGTGTTGGTCCTCAGGAGTACACTGGTATCAAAATGGAAGTTTTGGAGTTCCCCGAGGCTGCTCGTAAAGCTCTCCAATCCATTGATCTTTCCAATAAGAAGGTCTGTATGATTGCAGCAACGCTCCGTCCAGAAACCATGTATGGCCAAACAAATTGCTATGTTGGCCCCAACATCACCTATGGCATTTACGAAAGTAATGTTCCCAATGAGCTTTTCATTTGCACTCGTCGTGCTGCTAACAACATGGCATACCAAAAGCTTTCAAAGGAACGTGGTGTAGTCAGCGAACTTGGAACCATTAAGGGACAAGACCTTATTGGCGCCCTTGTTAATGCACCTCTGTCCGTGCACAAACAAGTTTATGTTTTACCTATGGAAACAGTTTTGGCTACTAAGGGTACTGGCGTGGTCACCTCTGTGCCTAGCGACTCTCCTGATGACTTTGCTACTTTAACTGAGCTTCGCAAAAAGGCTGAATTTTATCACTTGAATCCCGAGTGGATGAAGTACGAAGCTGTCCCTATTATTCGCACTCCTTCTTATGGTGACATGTGTGCTGAGTTTTTGTGCAAAAAACTTAAGATTCAAAGTCCTAAGGATGTTAAACAATTGGCTCAAGCTAAGGAGCTTGCTTATAAAGAGTGTTTCTACCAAGGTACGATGATTATCGGTAAATATTCCGGTGAGAAGGTCGAGACAGCCAAGCCCAAGGTTCGTAAGGAGTTGATTGATCAAGGCcttgcttttgtttataatgAACCCGAAGGACAAGTTATTAGTCGCAGTGGTGATGATTGTATTGTTGCCTTGTGCGACCAATGGTTTTTGGATTATGGCGAGGCTTCTTGGAAGGCCGTAACCGAGAAGGCATTGGATCGTTTGAACACTTTCTCACCCGAGGTCCGTAAtggttttttgaaaacctTGGATTGGCTTAGCCAATGGGCTTGTGCTCGTTCTTATGGTTTAGGTACTCGCTTGCCATGGGATCCTCAGTTCCTTGTTGAAAGTTTGACCGACTCGACCATCTACATGGCCTATTATACAATTTGCCATCTTTTGCATAGCGATGTATATGGTAAGGTACCGGGTGCTTTGAACATTAAGCCTGAGCAAATGACTCCTGAAGTATGGGATCATGTTTTCCGCCAAGCACCAAAGCCTAAAAACACCAGCATATCCGATGAAGCATTGGCTCGTCTTTGCCGTGAGTTCCAATACTTTTATCCTTTTGATATTCGTGCTTCCGGTAAAGATTTGGTTCCTAATCATCTTACCTTCTGTTTGTACACCCATACCGCCATTTTTGATGAGAAGTATTGGCCCAAAGGTATACGCGCCAATGGCCATCTTCTCATGAATGGTGAAAAGATGTCTAAATCCACTGGTAACTTTATGACTCTTCATGAGGCCACCAAGAAATTCGGTGCAGACGCAACTCGTTTAGCTCTTGCTGATGCTGGTGATACTGTTGATGATGCAAACTTTGAAGAGGCTTTGGCCAATTCTGCTATTCTTCGTCTGTATACCCAGGAAGCCTGGTGTAAGGAGATGATGGAAAACCTTGACAATTTACGCACAGGCCCTTACAACTTCCATgataaagtttttgaaaacgaGATCAATCAACTCATCGAATCATCTAGAGAAGCTTTTTCTGCTACTCTTTTCAAGGCTGCCTTGAAGAGTTGCTTTTACGATCTTCAAAATGCTCGTGATTGGTATCGTGAGGTAACCGCTGATCGTAAAATGCATCGCGATCTTGTTTGTCGTTGGATAGAAACTCAAGTGCTTCTGCTGGCTACATTTGCACCTCACTGGTCAGAACACATCTGGCTTACAACTCTCAAGAAACCTCAGAGTATCCATGTTTCTGGTCGTTTCCCCCAAGTTTCCAGCCCTGTAAACACGGCTTTATCTAACTCCTTGTTATACATCCGTACACTGAGCCGTGTAATTCGTGAAGCCGAGGCAGCTCAACTCAAGCGTCAAAAGAAAGGTAAAGGTATGCTTTTCGATCCCTCCAAGCCTAAGCGTCTTACTGTGTTCGTCGCTGAAAAGTTCCCCGAGTGGCAAGCTCAGTACGTTgctcttcttcaaaaatactATAATGAGTCTGAGAATAAGTTTGATGATAAAGCAATCATTTCTAGTGTtgataaaaaggaaatgaaGCGCGCAATGCCCTTCATTCAGCAATTCAAACAATCTGTCATTAACCGTGGAGAGCATGTGTCAGCCAATTCCATATTTAGTCGTGAACTCGGATTCAATGAGCTTGAAGTTTTGCGTGAGGTTAAGCCTTACCTTGTTCGAAACGTTGGTATTCAAGAGCTTCGCATTGtccttcttcaaaaaccTGCAGATAAATCTTCAGCTGCTATTGGTTTGGTTGAAAGTGGATCGGATGCCGGTGCTACTGTAGAGATTGCACctaattttgcaaatacCGTACCCGGTCAGCCtacatttttgtttgaaaatgtCTCTGcttaa